ACATCAGGACAgaccctggcagcagcacacaggctgCGTAGGTGGATTTGCCAGCTTCCAGCCCAGTGTGGCTCATCACCTCCCTGTTTTGAAATATGAGAGCTTGTTCTGACTGGTGctgcttccttcttcccttcaaGGTCAGGTGAGGCCAAGCACAGGTAGAGCCGATAAGGCAGCATCGGACTCTCCTCCTCCCAGTCTTCAGCGTGGGTCTGCTGGTGCTCCCATCTACAGTGCCTCTCAAGCACCTCAGTGCTACCATTACTCATGTTAGGAGCAGAAGGCTGGAAAGGTCTCCAGCATTTAAACTTTTTCAGCCTGCTGTGCCTTCACGTCTCTTGAATGTTTCATCAAACTTGGCTGCTTGTCAGTATGCCAGTCCATCTTCTCCAAGTTCCTCTCCTTCATGGATACGTCCTCCAGTTCTCCAGTGACACTGAAAGAAGTCATGAACTTGCTGTAAGGGAACTCTTCCGGAAAAATACACTACTACTCTGAAGAAAGAAACGTGTTGCACCATGAAGGGCAGAGTGGCTGGTCTGGCTCTTGTGCATGTGCCTCCCACAGGCCACAGAATGTCTTCTTGGgccctatttttttttgttgtttgtttctgtttttcctgactTTCAGTCCTTCCTGCTCCCACTGTTCCTTCTGCAGGCAAGAGGCAGCATGTGATGTGGCCAGCTCTAGGGCACTGGCTGGTGGGCCCAGCAAAACTGGTATCTGCTGAGGCCTTCCCTCAGTCAAGAGCTGATGTCTGCCTTCTCCAGGTACTCACCAGCTTTCAGATCATGTGGGACCAGATCCTGCTGTCATATCTGGTCAGATATTGCTAATAAATCCAGTAAGAGCTAAGCAGACTTTGTGGTCATGTAATGTGATGTTACCTTGGATGAATGGTCTTGCCCTTGTCCTACCAGTGCAGTCTGTGCCTGAGAGGCAGGCCTGTTTTTCCCAAGTGGAAGTAACCCAGTCATCAACCCAGAGTGAACTAGTGCTGAAAGGAGACACCTCGTTTGCACAGTGCACCAAAGGCAGCTGTAAATCAGGTCCCACTGAGGGCAGCAGGatgtttcttaaaatttctttccCACCAGATCACTGTGTCCCAGAGCTGTTCTTTGCTTCTAGTAATGCCACGCCAATTTACGATAAGTTGAGTAATCAGTAGAATgatacaaaataaatcagatcTCTTCAGATTAAAGAGTTATTCCATGctaaagcagaagggaagaaaaagctgtaTGAAATCTGCAGTCTAAGTTTAAACTGTCGCAAAAGTCAAAGAGTGGCAGTGATTATcaagtgaaatatttccagtCCTCATTTTCATTTGAGACTGTAGGATGATGGATGAGCTTTCAGTAGCAGCTGGAATTGGAGCATTGGAAGTAGGCCCTGTCCACATCTCTGCCACAGGCCTTGCTCAGGGCCTTCAGGCAGCTCCTCTACCTGTACAGCAATTATCTTAGCAGTCAAGCACTCCTATTGAAGCAGCACATCAATGACTGAAACAAATCCAAAAATCCAACAGCAAACAAACCCAGTGTTGAAAGGAGAAGGTCCCAGCCTGGCTCCTCTGTCCTGCAGGCCATGTAGTCCTGTCCCAACACGAGTAACGCTGGATGTGGCGTTCCTCTGACTGTATGGACAGCTAATTCAGCCTCCTAACCCAGCAGGAAACGAtcttctttctaattttcctttgcttcctacCAAGTGACTAAGTGTAGTGCAGATTCAGATATGCACTCTCACCAGTGCAAGGTGGTAAGACATAAAGAGGAGGTTCCACACAAGCCGTGGCATGTAACCAGCCTGGTGTGAGGAGGTTGGAAGTGCTAAGTCCTGGGTGCTAAATGCCTTGGAATACTTGGTTGACTTCAATGCATATACAAGAGCCACAGCCTCTTACAGCTCTCTCACTGTTGTCTAGAAAGTCTGTTGTGTGTCATGCACCACGTCTGGATATGTTCATTCCTTGTAGCAATTAATGGGCTGTTTTAGAGTTGAACTGCGATCCAAAAGATTAAGCACACACACGTCTGACATCTTGCACATACCCAGTTAGGTGGATACTGTGTTCCTTAGGGCATCTTAAGCTCTCCTGAACATCACTCAGTCTTTGCTGCTGGTTTGGTCACTGATGAATGTTGATTATATGTTGGGTCTTGATTTGGACCTCTAGTTGTTGCAGGGAAAgtaatttgctttgtttgccAGGCTGGTCACTGCTGGACTGTTCCCAGCTCCTCCAGACATCTTTGCATGGAAAAGCTGTTAGCTCCCAGTAACCATCCAAACTGACTGGAGGTGTCTAAGGACTGTGAAAAATCCCCCTTTCACCATCTTCCCCGGAACACAGTCCGCATGTAAATGACAGGATATTCAGGCTCCCTTTGAGAAATCAAACAATGGTGCAAgctgccttcccttctctgGTCTTTCACAATCTCTGCCCTTCTCAGCCTCTTCATCCCCAGGAGCCACTCAGTCTAACCTCAGCCTTGAGGGAGACCAAGCACAGAGGGAAAGACTTGGAAGGACTGGtccactttctttcttttacatgCTCTCATGTCCAcagctctgagagcagcaggagctgggctcagGGAAGAGTAGTTTTGTCTGAAAGAGTCCAGCAGTCAGAAGAGGGACCATCACCAAACCTGTGCAGCTATTCTGAGCTCAGAGGAGCCTCTTAGCGCAGtacagagaagcagaaggtgTACGTTGCAAATGGGGCCAGGAGATGGACCTGTCTACCCAGTGACAACAGCATAATTGAAGATTTTAGCAGCGAGACCTGAGCTAGTCCTGGATACAATGCTACCCACTAGTGACGGGTCAGCTGTGGGTCTGCATGGGAGACTGCTGCATCCTGACCCCAGGAGTAGCCAGCTACCAAACCGTGAGCTggagtatttttcagtttaaatcaaattaaatgcTTCTTAAATGGATGGCTTAAGaattctctcctcttcccctaGTGACTGGCCTGGTGGGGGGAGCCAAGATGCTAACTGCTTCCTCATTCCTGGGAGCTCACTGCTTGGACTCACCACTCCTTAGCTGTGTTCAGTTATTTAAGCAGAACAGCTTGGGAGAATGCATCGTGTGAAGGACAGGGACTGTGCTACACACTGTGTGTGACCTTTGGGCACCTGGTGTTTGGCTCGTCTTCATAGGTGCGGTGACCATGGCATCTCAAGGCCAGGTGATGTTCTGGAGGTACGGTATAATCTGTGTCTGCTTTGGGAGcgagaggagggagggagctgctTCTTCCAGAGCCCTTGACTGTAtcatgctgctgccaggagcttTCTAGAGAGCAGTTCTTTGCAGCTTGACCCTATACTGCATTCACTAAGGCTACATCAATACCAGAACAGCTTCCTTTCTATTGTCAGTAAGACTGTGCAGGTGTCGGATACCCATGTGCAGGTCATCAGCTGCACCCAGAACGCAGATACGTGTCCTAGAAACTCTGCATGGGTGGAATTCACCATCTCGAGTTTGAATGCTGCTGTAGATTGGGGCAGTGATGGCTTGAGGAAGGCTCTGTGTGCCTGCTCAGGTAGGCTGGGGTATCCCGGGCCTGAGGAAGGTTCCATGTTCCTGCTGAGCCACCAACAAGCTGCATCTCTTCACCTCAAGTATGAGCTCTTCCAAGATGGATGAAGGCAGAGGTTCCACTGAGGTGTGTGAGACAcctgcacttggatttattcTGTAGGAAGGGCTTCAGCTGCTCAGGGTGTGTGTCCCATgcaagctgagcagcagctgggggcagGATGGTCTGTGTGTGAGTGGAAGTGGCCTCTCATGCACAAGCTGTACTCCATCTTCCTCACATCTCCTTGGTTTGGGCAGCTTGTGAGGTGGATGGCAGTGCGCTGCTCACTCATGGCTTGGGGCCTGGGGTCTCAATGCTCTGCTCACCTCCCTGGGGACCTGTTCCCTCATCAGTGAGGGCAACCCGGTTCGGTAGGGAAGGGCTGTACTCATGCAGTCAGGAGAACTCTGCACTGGGAGAAGAACCTGgggctcctctcctcccacccttTGATGAAGGGCACTCACCCCAACGCTTGTCACTACCACAGTCCTGCACCTCACCAGAACACCTCACTTCAggtctgctgctttcctgcctcCACCTCCTTCctaccagcagctctgcagatgtACGCCAGGTGTAAGGGTGGTAGGCTGCCTGGTAATGgtgtcctttttttccccaaatagCATGACCTCGGTCATTATCATCCTAGCTGCTGTGATTGCCCTGATCATCGGGTTTGGGATCTCAGGTGTGTGGCCACTTGCATTCCTTGCTGGTACCAGGGGCTGACACAATCCTGCGCTGGCATCTGCAGCCTCCATCTTGAGGTGTGATCCTGTGTGGAAGGGCCATCCACCAGCCTTTAGTTAAGGCTTCATTTATAATGATTGCACGCAGCATGGCTGAATGAAAGTTGCACAGGTGACTTCTGCTCTGACATTTCTCAGCGAAGTGTCATTCCATGGCATTAAACCACAGCCTGGCTCTTGCATAGCCCATAGgtacagaaaaagggaaaaactgcaaTGTGTGTGTCATTGATGAAGCCACCTACAAGGCGTTGCCAGCTACACTGGAGGCCAGCCTTGCCTGCACTAATGCAAGGCAATGGTGGAGCTCCCAGCGCGTGGACACTGGTCGATGTTGCAGGGGACATGAGCTGTCACAGTGACAACTCCAGGGCCCTGCTTCCCTACCATGGCAGCAAGAATGCAAGACGGATCCTCTCAGAGAGGCATCTCAAAGCAAGGCATGGCTTGAAGCTGCTGAGTTTTCAGGACTGGTGCTTTCTCAAATGTcagccattttttccccctccctgaggctctgtgctgtgctccttgCAGACTGTGAGCTCCTGTGTGGTTTAAATAACACAGAGATTTATGCACACAGGCTGAAGAATGGCTCTTGGCGCTCAGAGCTTGGTGAGGAAATCTCTGTTGGATCTGAATTTCCAAGAAGGCATGGCCTTCTTGTCATAGGCATGAATGAGCTCAGCTGCTCAGGGGGANNNNNNNNNNNNNNNNNNNNNNNNNNNNNNNNNNNNNNNNNNNNNNNNNNNNNNNNNNNNNNNNNNNNNNNNNNNNNNNNNNNNNNNNNNNNNNNNNNTTTTCTTATTGTTATCTTGGGCTCTGGCAACTGAAACATTTACTGTTTTATGCTGCTGAGGAAAGGGGTGGATAAGCGtggagcagcctgtgctggtggggGTTTGACACTGTGGTGGCAGGAATTGTCCCAGGGCCCAGAGCCCCAAAGCTAAACATGCAGAAAATCCTAAAGATGCCGTGCTCCCTCTCCCAGATGGAAAGCATCTTCAAATCTGGGACTGGCCTGACCTCTCTCTGCACTCACCTCCCTCACACCACCGTGCTTTCTCCTTGCAGGAAAGCACTCCATCAACGTCACCACCTTGACGTCGCCTGGGAACATCGGCCAGAGCggcctcctgggctgcaccTTTGAGCCCGACATCTGGATGGGCAGCATAGTGATTTGGTGGGCAAAAGCTGGAGTGGCTGGATTGGTCCATGAGTTCAGAGGGGGGAAGGACCACCTACAAGAGCAAGACACAGTGTTTCAGGGCCGCACGGCGGTTTTCTCAGACCAGGTGATTGGTGGAAATGCTTCCCTGGAGCTGAGAGAGGTGCAGCTCTCTGATGCTGGTACCTACAGGTGCTCCGTCACCACGTCCCGAGGGAGCGGAGTGGCAGTGCTGAGGTACCAGACGGGAGGTGAGGAAATGCTGGCTGGGGATATGGAAAAGAAACTCCTGCTGTGAAACATAGGTTGATGTGGCCAGGTCTGGCCACCAGAACTGGTTTCCCAGAggaaaagccacctggacattgtcctgggcatcctgctctgggtgtccctgcttcATCAGGGCTTGGGCAAGGTGGACCCATCCAGCGGCCACCATGGGGCTCTTGACACCTGAGTAGGACAGGTCTGATGGTGGTCATGAGGATCTTCTCCCTGAGATGCTGTTTCAGTGAAACCAGACTTGGTGAAGGAATTACACGTGTTTAGAAGGGGCAAAGCCCAGCACCAATAGCTGAGCGGAAAACTGCTTGTGAAATCTGGGaatgttatttttgtgaaaGGCCAAACGGGATTGATTGTGTGGATTTGCCATTTCCTTCATTCCATGGCATGATAGCTGTTGAAAGCTAACATAAATTCTTTCCACCTCTATAACGTCCCAAAGGACATAAAGTGCTGCGTGGCTGTGCCAAGGCTTTTGATCAAGCGCCAAACTGTCTGACTGtccagagctggaaaaaaataatatacataAGAGGATAAGAAGTGTGTTTTTTGGCTTTCCAGAGGTGTTTATGGCCTTACCCTCTCTTTCCATATCCTTGTTCGAGAGAAGGGAGATTTCTATCTTAATACTTTTAGGCATTTTTTGTCTCTTATGCTTACCACATGTAGTTTACTAGCTAATCATCTGACTACAAAGAGCCCCTATTTTTAGAATGGGTGTAGCAAAATGATCTCGGAAAGACCCAGATTTTAtgcttgttaaaaataaaagctttttttttttttttttctctcaaaccTTAAGTTATATCTCCAGCCAGAACTGCTGCATAGCAAAAATTCTAGTATGTTCAaaatcttttcctatttttataattcatacagttttaaaacagatcGTTTGTTGCCTGAAGTTCCCACACATCCCTTGAGCTCAGGGCTTGGCAGAGGACAGTGGGTCCATGACTTTCCAGGGGAACTTTCTAAGGCTGGCAAGAGAATTGTtggaaatgaggggaaaaaaagctttcatggCTCTACAAGTGTTGAAGAGTCAGTCCTCCAAGAGAGGTCTGGAAGTCACTTCACACTCTTGGCTTGAGACNNNNNNNNNNNNNNNNNNNNNNNNNNNNNNNNNNNNNNNNNNNNNNNNNNNNNNNNNNNNNNNNNNNNNNNNNNNNNNNNNNNNNNNNNNNNNNNNNNNNNNNNNNNNNNNNNNNNNNNNNNNNNNNNNNNNNNNNNNNNNNNNNNNNNNNNNNNNNNNNNNNNNNNNNNNNNNNNNNNNNNNNNNNNNNNNNNNNNNNNNNNNNNNNNNNNNNNNNNNNNNNNNNNNNNNNNNNNNNNNNNNNNNNNNNNNNNNNNNNNNNNNNNNNNNNNNNNNNNNNNNNNNNNNNNNNNNNNNNNNNNNNNNNNNNNNNNNNNNNNNNNNNNNNNNNNNNNNNNNNNNNNNNNNNNNNNNNNNNNNNNNNNNNNNNNNNNNNNNNNNNNNNNNNNNNNNNNNNNNNNNNNNNNNNNNNNNNNNNNNNNNNNNNNNNNNNNNNNNNNNNNNNNNNNNNNNNNNNNNNNNNNNNNNNNNNNNNNNNNNNNNNNNNNNNNNNNNNNNNNNNNNNNNNNNNNNNNNNNNNNNNNNNNNNNNNNNNNNNNNNNNNNNNNNNNNNNNNNNNNNNNNNNNNNNNNNNNNNNNNNNNNNNNNNNNNNNNNNNNNNNNNNNNNNNNNNNNNNNNNNNNNNNNNNNNNNNNNNNNNNNNNNNNNNNNNNNNNNNNNNNNNNNNNNNNNNNNNNNNNNNNNNNNNNNNNNNNNNNNNNNNNNNNNNNNNNNNNNNNNNNNNNNNNNNNNNNNNNNNNNNNNNNNNNNNNNNNNNNNNNNNNNNNNNNNNNNNNNNNNNNNNNNNNNNNNNNNNNNNNNNNNNNNNNNNNNNNNNNNNNNNNNNNNNNNNNNNNNNNNNNNNNNNNNNNNNNNNNNNNNNNNNNNNNNNNNNNNNNNNNNNNNNNNNNNNNNNNNNNNNNNNNNNNNNNNNNNNNNNNNNNNNNNNNNNNNNNNNNNNNNNNNNNNNNNNNNNNNNNNNNNNNNNNNNNNNNNNNNNNNNNNNNNNNNNNNNNNNNNNNNNNNNNNNNNNNNNNNNNNNNNNNNNNNNNNNNNNNNNNNNNNNNNNNNNNNNNNNNNNNNNNNNNNNNNNNNNNNNNNNNNNNNNNNNNNNNNNNNNNNNNNNNNNNNNNNNNNNNNNNNNNNNNNNNNNNNNNNNNNNNNNNNNNNNNNNNNNNNNNNNNNNNNNNNNNNNNNNNNNNNNNNNNNNNNNNNNNNNNNNNNNNNNNNNNNNNNNNNNNNNNNNNNNNNNNNNNNNNNNNNNNNNNNNNNNNNACTAGGAGCCTGTCTTGGGATGGAGTTGGTATTGCAGGAATGGCTGGCCAGTATTGTTTTACACAGTACCCTGGTTCCTCCCAGAAGCCTGCTTTCAACCTTGTTGCTACGTGCAGCACTTTCCCAAGCAGTGGAGCAAGGTTCTTTGTCTCACAGGCCCCGCAATCCTGCAGTTCCAAGGATCAAAGAATGGCTTGTACTTACCCTTCCTTGAAACCACATGGATCGGCCTGCTTTCACATTGCTTGATTCAGTGTTCAGGGTACTCCAGACACAAAAGGCACTGGAGATAACACATGCAATGCTGTATTActttttacttctgtttaaaGCAGTGAACTCTGCTCTCCtaaaaagctgctgtttgtttctcttcatgcAGCTGCTCATGGGAAATACAGTGAACACACGGAGGTGTATTTTTCTGGTAGACCAAGGCTAACATGAAGTGTTAGTGATGTTCATGGTTTTGAAATACAGCTGAGTTTGCAATAGGCTGTAAATGTTTGTTCATTCCAGGAGGGCTGGTGCAAGTCCCACAGCACTGGCCTCACCTCCGTCTaaccccagccccagcagacCCAAGTGGAGCTGCCCATGGCTGCAGCCCTGTTTAGCATCAGAGGCACAGCACATGGCTGTGTTTGTTGGTGACACTCCCTC
The Numida meleagris isolate 19003 breed g44 Domestic line chromosome 1, NumMel1.0, whole genome shotgun sequence genome window above contains:
- the VTCN1 gene encoding V-set domain-containing T-cell activation inhibitor 1, whose product is MASQGQVMFWSMTSVIIILAAVIALIIGFGISGKHSINVTTLTSPGNIGQSGLLGCTFEPDIWMGSIVIWWAKAGVAGLVHEFRGGKDHLQEQDTVFQGRTAVFSDQVIGGNASLELREVQLSDAGTYRCSVTTSRGSGVAVLRYQTGAFSMPRVQVQTSSSGDTLHCEAPRWFPRPTVHWLAYSNAGKCLPHAANTSYELNSENITLKVVSFLHN